The Acidobacteriota bacterium genome has a segment encoding these proteins:
- a CDS encoding reductive dehalogenase yields MQRRDFFKYGIGSAGLALGAGRPFQGNEGFVSRTGPHGRPWWVKEIDSPKLPIQDDVYSRFDASKNVFGSFIKYYGLDNAKELRVRSLELEQLYYRENKPGYRLQDHALADAAWTVSRAGGLNRGLRSWTRRSIPSPADRGFDRYQGTPEEAARIIKQAARYFGAATTGIAILDRRHIHSREMGRDIVFEPVDEPYDTSEKLVIPDACRYAVAVSIHQSLDNIQCSPTAVGSAGASLGYSRAEFLVASLAEFIRGLGYVAIPSVNDLGSSVAIAVDAGLGELGRTNRLVTPEYGPNVRLAKVLTDLPLAVDKPIDFGLLEFCRICKRCAEACHPRALSFDDEPSFEVKGEWNNPGHKAWFEDEPKCFAYWQESVSGCSICVGVCPWSKKDKTMIHEIVKTAGAKIPALSGFFTTMDKAFGYGRQRDAAEWWTLDIPEYGIDTRPRKG; encoded by the coding sequence ATGCAAAGAAGAGATTTTTTCAAGTATGGGATCGGAAGCGCGGGGTTGGCACTCGGGGCGGGACGGCCGTTTCAGGGGAATGAAGGGTTCGTCTCGCGCACCGGACCCCACGGACGCCCCTGGTGGGTCAAGGAGATCGACAGCCCGAAACTGCCCATCCAGGACGATGTCTATTCCCGATTCGATGCTTCGAAAAACGTCTTTGGGTCATTCATCAAGTACTACGGCCTGGACAATGCCAAGGAACTGAGGGTCCGGAGTCTGGAGCTGGAGCAGCTTTACTATCGGGAAAACAAGCCCGGCTACCGTCTCCAGGACCATGCTCTGGCCGACGCCGCTTGGACGGTCTCGAGGGCGGGCGGATTGAATCGAGGCCTCCGATCCTGGACGCGCCGATCCATACCTTCACCGGCCGACCGCGGTTTCGACAGGTACCAAGGAACCCCGGAAGAGGCGGCCCGGATTATCAAACAAGCCGCCCGCTATTTCGGGGCGGCGACCACGGGGATCGCGATCCTGGACCGCCGGCATATCCATTCCCGGGAGATGGGCCGGGATATCGTCTTCGAGCCCGTCGATGAGCCTTACGACACCTCCGAAAAACTCGTCATTCCCGATGCCTGCCGATACGCCGTTGCCGTGAGCATCCATCAATCTCTCGATAACATTCAGTGCTCCCCCACCGCCGTCGGCAGTGCCGGGGCGTCGCTCGGCTACAGCCGGGCGGAATTCCTGGTCGCATCCCTCGCTGAATTCATCCGCGGATTGGGCTATGTCGCCATTCCGAGCGTCAATGACTTGGGTTCCAGCGTGGCCATCGCCGTCGATGCCGGCCTCGGCGAGCTGGGCCGAACCAACCGGCTCGTCACTCCCGAATACGGACCCAACGTCCGTCTGGCCAAGGTCCTGACCGATCTGCCCCTGGCTGTCGATAAACCCATCGATTTCGGGTTGCTTGAATTTTGCAGGATCTGCAAACGCTGCGCGGAGGCGTGCCACCCCCGAGCCCTGTCCTTCGACGACGAACCGTCGTTTGAAGTCAAGGGGGAATGGAACAATCCCGGCCATAAGGCCTGGTTCGAGGATGAACCCAAGTGCTTCGCCTACTGGCAGGAATCGGTCTCGGGATGCAGCATCTGCGTCGGCGTCTGTCCCTGGTCCAAAAAGGACAAGACCATGATCCACGAGATCGTCAAAACCGCCGGCGCCAAGATTCCCGCGCTCAGCGGCTTTTTTACGACCATGGACAAGGCTTTCGGCTACGGCCGGCAACGCGATGCGGCCGAATGGTGGACGCTGGATATTCCCGAATACGGGATCGATACCCGGCCGAGGAAAGGTTAA
- a CDS encoding mercuric reductase — protein sequence MTPIEKYRAIVIGSGQGGTPLSMAMAAAGWKTALIERAHVGGTCINEGCTPTKTMVASARAADMARRAGDYGVKTGRVEVDMEAVRKRKRDIVASFHEGSRQRIKKTEGLDLIMGQARFTAPGRVAIRLNDGGTRTLSADTIIIDTGTRLRIPSLPGLDGVGALDSTSIMELDTVPEHLLVIGGGYIGVEFGQMFRRFGSRVTLVQRGKQLLPREDEDIARKILEILQEDGVNVLTETEPLGVSRGSRGRIELTLRAPSGESRLIGSHLLAAAGRVPNTDMLDPETAGIELDRRGYIKVNERLETSAEGVFAAGDVKGGPAFTHISYDDFRILRTNLLQEGKADTNGRFVPYTVFMDPQLGRIGLTEKEVRENGRRYLVAEMPMAHVARAIETGETRGAMKVIVDPETEQILGAAILGMDGGEVMAALQMAMMGGVPYPSIRDGIFAHPTLAESFNNLFAAPQTRQR from the coding sequence ATGACCCCCATTGAAAAATACAGAGCCATCGTGATCGGATCCGGCCAGGGCGGGACCCCCCTTTCCATGGCCATGGCCGCAGCCGGCTGGAAGACGGCCCTGATCGAACGCGCCCACGTCGGCGGAACGTGCATCAATGAAGGGTGCACTCCGACAAAGACGATGGTCGCAAGTGCGCGGGCGGCGGATATGGCGCGCCGAGCCGGAGATTACGGGGTGAAGACCGGACGGGTTGAAGTGGATATGGAAGCCGTGCGCAAACGAAAACGGGACATCGTCGCGAGCTTTCACGAGGGATCCCGGCAGCGCATCAAAAAAACAGAGGGACTGGATCTCATCATGGGGCAGGCCCGTTTCACGGCTCCGGGCAGGGTGGCAATTCGCCTGAACGACGGCGGAACCCGGACGCTTTCGGCGGACACGATCATCATCGATACGGGGACCCGTCTCCGGATACCTTCGTTGCCCGGTCTGGATGGGGTGGGTGCCCTGGATTCCACGTCGATCATGGAACTGGATACGGTCCCGGAACACCTGTTGGTGATCGGCGGCGGCTATATCGGCGTGGAATTCGGACAGATGTTCCGGCGCTTTGGCAGCCGGGTCACCCTCGTGCAGCGGGGCAAGCAGCTGTTGCCCCGTGAAGACGAGGACATCGCCCGGAAAATCCTGGAAATCCTGCAGGAAGACGGCGTGAATGTTTTAACTGAAACCGAGCCGCTCGGAGTGAGTCGCGGCTCCCGCGGACGGATCGAGCTCACGCTGCGCGCGCCTTCCGGCGAGAGCCGCCTGATCGGAAGCCACCTCCTGGCGGCTGCTGGGAGAGTCCCCAACACCGATATGCTGGATCCTGAGACTGCGGGCATCGAGTTGGACCGGCGGGGATACATCAAAGTGAACGAGCGGCTGGAGACTTCGGCGGAAGGCGTCTTCGCTGCAGGAGACGTCAAGGGCGGACCGGCGTTTACACACATCTCCTATGACGATTTCCGCATTCTCCGGACCAACCTGCTGCAGGAAGGCAAGGCCGACACGAACGGCCGGTTCGTCCCCTACACGGTTTTCATGGATCCCCAATTGGGACGGATCGGCCTGACCGAGAAGGAAGTCCGCGAAAACGGACGCCGATATCTCGTGGCCGAAATGCCGATGGCGCATGTTGCGCGGGCCATCGAAACCGGCGAGACGCGGGGAGCGATGAAGGTCATCGTGGATCCCGAGACGGAGCAGATCCTGGGAGCGGCGATTCTGGGCATGGATGGCGGCGAAGTCATGGCGGCCCTGCAGATGGCCATGATGGGCGGCGTGCCTTATCCATCCATCCGGGACGGGATTTTCGCGCATCCCACCCTGGCCGAGTCGTTTAATAACCTTTTTGCGGCGCCGCAGACTCGGCAAAGATAA
- a CDS encoding TldD/PmbA family protein translates to MMSNELMDLAAWTIKEARGAGADQARVRISSNRAVEVGYRERKPETIKEASTRNLGVEIFAGGRYSSQTTSDLRRNAMRAFIANAVASTKLLAEDPFRTLPDAKFYEGREDRDLGLFDPGHGAFRPEDRHALVKAAEAAALAEGGKDVISVSAQSRDSAAESVMISSNGFQGARKSTSYSLMASMTLQDAGDRRPNGWAYAVTADRKSLPSPKTIGREAAKNTRLLLGAKKLKTETLPVIIVNRMAGWMLNGFLQPLYGRNIDQKQSFLLDKLGKTVGSRHFTLIDDPFIQGGLGSRTFDGDGLTAKKMVLVENGVLRNYYIDWYYSRKLGWEPTTGSPSNLIIPPGSRSVSDIMKDLGRGILLTGFIGGNSNPTTGDTSIGISGRLFEDGVPVQSVAEMNIADNHLKFWERLIEVADDPWIYSSMRMPSLVVDKVVVAGV, encoded by the coding sequence ATGATGTCGAACGAACTTATGGATCTTGCGGCCTGGACAATCAAGGAAGCCCGCGGCGCGGGAGCCGATCAGGCCCGCGTCCGCATTTCCTCAAACCGCGCGGTCGAGGTCGGCTACCGCGAACGCAAACCGGAAACCATCAAGGAGGCCTCGACCCGCAATCTCGGCGTTGAAATTTTCGCCGGAGGCCGTTACTCCAGCCAGACGACCTCCGACCTCCGCAGGAACGCCATGAGGGCGTTCATCGCAAATGCCGTGGCCTCGACCAAGCTTCTGGCGGAAGACCCGTTCAGGACGCTTCCCGACGCGAAATTCTACGAAGGACGGGAGGACCGGGATCTCGGTTTGTTCGATCCCGGGCACGGCGCTTTCCGGCCGGAAGACCGGCATGCCCTGGTCAAGGCGGCCGAAGCGGCGGCCCTGGCCGAAGGCGGAAAGGATGTGATCTCGGTCTCCGCCCAAAGCCGGGACAGTGCCGCGGAATCCGTGATGATCTCGAGCAACGGATTCCAAGGCGCGCGGAAAAGCACATCCTATTCCCTGATGGCTTCGATGACCCTGCAGGATGCGGGCGATCGCCGGCCCAACGGCTGGGCCTATGCGGTGACGGCCGACCGGAAAAGCCTGCCCTCCCCCAAGACAATCGGACGGGAAGCGGCGAAAAACACACGCCTGCTGCTCGGAGCGAAGAAACTCAAGACCGAAACCCTCCCTGTCATCATCGTCAACCGCATGGCCGGCTGGATGCTGAACGGATTCCTGCAGCCCCTCTACGGCCGCAACATCGACCAAAAGCAATCCTTCCTTCTGGATAAATTGGGAAAGACGGTCGGTTCACGCCATTTCACCTTGATCGACGATCCCTTCATCCAGGGCGGGTTGGGAAGCCGGACTTTCGACGGAGACGGGCTGACCGCCAAAAAGATGGTTCTGGTCGAAAACGGCGTTCTCCGCAATTACTATATCGACTGGTATTACAGCCGCAAACTGGGCTGGGAACCGACGACGGGATCGCCATCCAATTTGATCATTCCTCCCGGAAGCCGCTCCGTTTCGGACATCATGAAGGACCTCGGCCGGGGCATCCTCCTCACCGGCTTCATCGGCGGCAATTCCAATCCCACGACCGGCGACACCTCGATCGGGATTTCCGGGCGGCTGTTCGAGGACGGCGTTCCCGTTCAATCCGTCGCCGAAATGAACATCGCCGACAACCACCTGAAGTTCTGGGAGCGGCTGATCGAAGTTGCCGACGACCCCTGGATTTACTCGTCCATGAGGATGCCCAGCCTGGTCGTCGACAAGGTCGTCGTCGCGGGCGTTTAA
- a CDS encoding TldD/PmbA family protein — translation MRQITRRRFLEATAKAAAAGLAAPVLAHGWSVLPSAAVEAGYFEREFGISDALCRKILGEALSRGGDFADVFFEHTVSNWIVLEDGKVNRAVSDIALGAGIRTVKGDQVGYGFTQELTESAMITAAGTAATIASGTAGKAVARSIAVKNLDSYPLEKRLSSVPLESKLPLVLDVNEKCFDRSPLVVKVTAQFHDQERRILVVSSDGRRAEDLQPRSYLAAFVVAEKNGRREQFYANLGGRRGFDFYTSADVEEIARKAVDDAVILFDAVQPPAGEIPVVLGPGVTGVLLHEAIGHGMEADFNRKNVSTYATMIGKKVAEPFVTIVDDGTLPHMLGSINIDDEGIPGQRTVLVENGILRSYMHDRISARHYGLEPTGNGRRQSYQHYPVPRMRNTYMEAGPAGVEDVIRRAGNGIYVQDVSNGEVHIGEGDFAFYVSQGRMIENGKLGAPIKDVNIMGNGPRMLRNIILVGNDFEMSRGGMGACGKSGQAVPCGFGQPTCLVKSLTVGGVKS, via the coding sequence ATGCGTCAAATCACCAGGCGACGTTTCCTGGAGGCAACGGCCAAGGCGGCTGCAGCGGGCCTCGCCGCGCCGGTTTTGGCCCACGGATGGTCCGTCCTGCCCTCCGCGGCCGTCGAAGCCGGCTATTTCGAGCGGGAATTCGGCATATCGGACGCCCTCTGCCGCAAGATCCTCGGCGAAGCTCTGTCCCGGGGCGGCGATTTCGCCGATGTCTTCTTCGAACACACGGTCTCAAACTGGATCGTCCTCGAGGACGGAAAGGTCAACCGGGCCGTGAGCGACATCGCCCTGGGCGCAGGTATCCGCACCGTGAAGGGCGACCAGGTCGGTTACGGATTCACCCAGGAACTGACCGAAAGCGCCATGATCACGGCGGCGGGAACGGCGGCTACGATCGCCTCCGGAACGGCCGGAAAGGCCGTTGCGAGAAGCATCGCCGTCAAAAATCTTGATTCCTATCCCCTCGAAAAGCGGCTGTCCTCGGTTCCTCTTGAATCCAAACTGCCCCTTGTCCTGGACGTCAACGAAAAGTGTTTCGACCGCTCGCCGCTCGTCGTCAAGGTCACGGCCCAATTTCACGATCAGGAGAGGCGGATTCTGGTCGTCTCGAGCGACGGCCGGCGTGCCGAAGACCTTCAGCCCCGCTCCTATCTTGCGGCCTTCGTCGTGGCCGAGAAAAACGGACGCCGCGAACAGTTCTACGCAAACCTGGGCGGCCGCCGCGGGTTTGATTTTTACACATCGGCCGACGTCGAAGAAATCGCCCGCAAGGCCGTCGACGACGCCGTCATCCTCTTCGACGCCGTGCAGCCGCCGGCCGGAGAGATTCCGGTCGTTCTCGGCCCGGGTGTGACCGGCGTTCTTCTCCACGAGGCCATCGGTCACGGCATGGAAGCCGATTTCAACCGCAAAAACGTCTCCACATATGCGACCATGATCGGGAAAAAGGTCGCCGAACCCTTCGTCACCATTGTGGATGACGGGACGCTGCCCCACATGCTGGGCTCGATCAACATCGACGACGAGGGCATCCCGGGACAGCGGACGGTTCTCGTCGAAAACGGCATTCTCCGGAGTTACATGCACGACCGGATCTCGGCCCGCCATTACGGACTCGAACCCACGGGCAACGGCCGACGCCAAAGCTACCAGCACTACCCGGTGCCCCGAATGAGAAACACGTATATGGAAGCGGGGCCCGCCGGAGTCGAGGACGTCATCCGCAGGGCCGGAAACGGCATCTACGTCCAGGACGTCAGCAACGGCGAAGTCCATATCGGCGAAGGCGATTTCGCGTTCTATGTTTCCCAGGGCCGGATGATCGAAAACGGCAAACTCGGCGCGCCGATCAAGGACGTCAACATCATGGGCAACGGACCCCGCATGCTCCGGAACATCATTCTGGTCGGCAACGACTTCGAAATGAGCCGGGGCGGCATGGGAGCCTGCGGCAAATCCGGGCAAGCCGTGCCCTGCGGTTTCGGACAGCCGACCTGTCTCGTCAAGTCGCTGACCGTCGGCGGAGTGAAGAGCTGA
- a CDS encoding peptidase S10 encodes MRRRSIITALILATVLTVSWSIAQQRPGAPPDSQRTGPRQAAEREYAGPNEEKVSQTQHVMRLGGKEIRYTATAGTVPIRLDDGNVAARMFFAAYTKDGEDVKTRPIAFLFNGGPGSATIWLHMGSFGPKVAKMADEGFQPAPPYELVDNPYSLLDVSDVVFIDAIDTGYSRVTPGTDNSRFHGQDGDIRAFGEFIAEYLRTYNRHPSPKFLIGESYGSIRSAGLALELQSRHGIELNGIGLLSALLTYQTLRMAPNNDIAWAVQIPTYTATAWYHEKLPPDLQKMTIAEVVDEARTFAFGDYVLALTRGNTLSDAEWTAAAEKLARYTGLSTRFILQANLRVDPGRFRKELLRDRRLVVGRLDSRFTALDADAAGEYQEFDPSNTALTGPYVAGFTHHVKNTLKWETDLRYQTRGNVRPWTYVQNNFMDMTEALRSTMARNPFLKVFVICGYYDMATSVGGIEFNMSHLAYDRQITDRVSFGYYEAGHMMYIRPSAHAALTKDLAAFIRSAAGR; translated from the coding sequence ATGCGAAGAAGATCCATTATTACGGCTCTTATCCTGGCAACGGTATTGACGGTGTCGTGGTCGATTGCGCAACAGCGTCCCGGAGCCCCCCCGGACTCCCAGCGAACCGGGCCGCGGCAGGCGGCGGAACGCGAATACGCGGGCCCCAACGAGGAAAAGGTCTCGCAGACCCAGCACGTCATGCGCCTCGGCGGGAAGGAGATCCGGTATACGGCCACGGCGGGCACGGTTCCGATCCGTCTGGACGACGGGAACGTTGCCGCCCGAATGTTTTTCGCGGCCTACACGAAGGACGGCGAGGACGTCAAGACGCGTCCCATCGCCTTTCTCTTCAACGGCGGCCCCGGATCCGCAACCATCTGGCTGCACATGGGGTCGTTCGGCCCGAAGGTCGCCAAGATGGCCGATGAGGGCTTCCAGCCGGCGCCTCCCTACGAACTCGTCGACAATCCTTACTCGCTCCTGGACGTGTCGGACGTCGTCTTCATTGATGCGATCGACACCGGCTACAGCCGCGTGACGCCGGGAACGGACAACAGCCGGTTCCACGGCCAGGACGGGGATATCCGCGCCTTCGGCGAATTCATCGCCGAATATCTGCGGACTTACAACCGTCACCCGTCCCCGAAGTTCCTGATCGGTGAAAGTTACGGCTCGATCCGCAGCGCCGGCCTGGCGCTGGAGCTGCAGTCGCGCCACGGCATCGAATTGAACGGCATCGGGCTTCTCTCGGCGCTTTTGACCTACCAGACGCTCCGGATGGCGCCGAACAACGATATCGCCTGGGCCGTTCAGATTCCAACCTACACCGCGACGGCGTGGTACCACGAGAAACTCCCGCCCGACCTGCAGAAGATGACGATCGCCGAGGTTGTCGACGAGGCGCGCACGTTCGCCTTCGGCGATTACGTGTTGGCCCTGACACGGGGCAATACGCTGAGCGATGCCGAGTGGACCGCCGCGGCGGAAAAACTGGCGCGATACACGGGCCTGTCAACGCGGTTCATCCTCCAGGCAAACCTGCGCGTCGACCCTGGCCGCTTCCGCAAGGAATTGCTGCGCGACCGGCGTCTTGTCGTCGGACGCCTTGACAGCCGGTTCACGGCCCTCGATGCCGATGCGGCGGGCGAATACCAGGAGTTCGATCCGTCGAATACGGCGCTCACCGGGCCTTACGTCGCGGGATTCACTCACCACGTGAAGAACACCCTGAAATGGGAAACGGATCTCCGTTATCAGACACGGGGCAATGTGAGACCCTGGACCTACGTGCAGAACAACTTCATGGACATGACGGAGGCCCTGCGCTCCACGATGGCCCGAAATCCCTTCCTCAAGGTGTTTGTGATTTGCGGCTACTATGACATGGCCACGTCGGTGGGCGGCATCGAGTTCAACATGTCACATCTGGCCTATGACAGGCAGATCACCGACCGGGTGTCCTTCGGGTACTACGAGGCCGGGCACATGATGTACATCCGCCCCTCGGCGCATGCCGCGCTCACCAAGGACCTGGCGGCCTTCATCCGGTCGGCCGCCGGCCGCTGA
- a CDS encoding AbgT family transporter, translating to MKKFAAALKRGTSRAFSKSLDIIETVGNKLPHPATLFALLAITVMIVSWVATQLSYQAIHPVSGDPITVKSLISAEGIRWIYTSVIRNFVNFPPLGYVLVVMVGIGVAEGSGLFTVMIRALVLGAPKKAVTGAIVAAGLLSHLASEAGYVILIPLGAMIFHALGRHPMAGLAAAFCGVSGGFGANFLVGSVDPILAGLSTSAARIIDPAMTVNPVVNFYFMFVSAFLIVVLGTWVTEKIVEPRLGPYDGPAEKVPVEQLTPIEKKGLKGAGWGVLATVIVLALTVVPRWGVFRNPVDGTVLNSPFFDGIIIAILIFFFIPGLIYGFIVKSIKSDKDVVKHITKSMSGMAGYIVLVFFAAQFVYFFSYSNLGLVVAIKGAEGLRNIGLTGVTLIIAFVFLSALINMFMGSASAKWAIMAPVFVPMFMLLGYHPGLTQAAFRIGDSVTNLITPMMSYFALIVTFSQKYNERYGIGTIISTMLPYTLIFTLGWTILLVIWFFLGLPLGPDGPLHL from the coding sequence ATGAAAAAATTCGCCGCCGCACTGAAAAGAGGAACATCGCGCGCGTTCTCCAAATCTCTGGACATCATCGAAACCGTTGGCAACAAGCTGCCTCATCCGGCCACGCTGTTCGCCCTGCTGGCGATCACGGTCATGATCGTCTCCTGGGTGGCCACACAGCTTTCTTATCAGGCCATCCATCCCGTGAGCGGAGACCCGATCACGGTGAAAAGCCTGATCAGCGCGGAGGGCATCCGCTGGATCTACACCAGTGTCATCCGCAACTTCGTCAACTTTCCCCCCTTGGGCTATGTTCTCGTGGTTATGGTCGGCATCGGCGTCGCCGAAGGATCGGGCCTTTTCACCGTCATGATCCGGGCCCTCGTCCTGGGTGCTCCGAAGAAAGCCGTCACGGGGGCCATCGTCGCGGCGGGACTCCTTTCCCACCTGGCATCCGAGGCCGGTTATGTGATCCTGATTCCTCTCGGGGCCATGATTTTTCATGCTCTGGGGCGCCATCCCATGGCCGGATTGGCGGCCGCGTTCTGCGGAGTGAGCGGCGGGTTCGGCGCAAACTTCCTGGTCGGATCCGTGGATCCCATCCTGGCCGGGTTGTCCACATCGGCGGCCCGGATCATCGATCCCGCCATGACCGTCAATCCCGTCGTCAATTTCTATTTCATGTTCGTCTCGGCCTTTCTCATTGTTGTTCTGGGAACCTGGGTGACCGAGAAGATCGTCGAGCCCCGGCTGGGGCCTTACGATGGTCCCGCCGAAAAGGTCCCGGTCGAGCAACTGACGCCCATCGAAAAGAAGGGGCTGAAAGGGGCCGGCTGGGGCGTTCTGGCGACCGTCATCGTTCTGGCCCTGACCGTCGTTCCCCGATGGGGAGTCTTTCGAAATCCCGTGGACGGCACGGTTCTGAACTCACCCTTCTTCGACGGCATCATCATTGCCATCCTGATCTTCTTTTTCATTCCCGGTCTGATCTACGGTTTTATCGTCAAGTCCATCAAAAGCGACAAAGACGTCGTCAAGCACATCACGAAATCCATGAGCGGCATGGCCGGCTACATTGTTCTCGTCTTTTTCGCCGCCCAGTTCGTCTATTTCTTCAGCTACAGCAACCTGGGTCTCGTCGTGGCCATCAAGGGTGCCGAGGGCCTCCGGAACATCGGCTTGACGGGCGTCACGCTCATCATCGCCTTCGTTTTTCTGTCGGCCCTCATCAACATGTTCATGGGTAGCGCCTCGGCCAAATGGGCCATCATGGCGCCGGTTTTCGTTCCCATGTTCATGCTCCTGGGTTACCATCCGGGTCTGACCCAGGCGGCCTTCCGGATCGGCGATTCCGTGACCAACCTCATCACGCCCATGATGAGCTACTTCGCCCTGATCGTCACCTTCTCCCAGAAATACAACGAACGCTACGGCATCGGCACGATCATCTCGACGATGCTGCCCTACACCCTGATCTTTACCCTCGGCTGGACGATTCTCCTGGTGATCTGGTTCTTCCTCGGTCTGCCGCTCGGCCCGGACGGACCCCTCCACCTTTGA
- a CDS encoding DUF2784 domain-containing protein has product MWAFLDKFFFVFHSAVIVFVLTGWIWRKTRKAHLLLVLAVAFSWFILGLWYGYGYCPCTDWHWMVRSELGIHDMPSSYTKFLIDAFTGWDADPRAVDILTLVLLIAAFIASLATNLADRQRKRRKF; this is encoded by the coding sequence ATGTGGGCTTTTTTAGATAAGTTCTTTTTTGTTTTTCATTCGGCCGTCATCGTCTTCGTTCTGACCGGCTGGATTTGGAGAAAGACACGGAAGGCCCACCTCCTTCTCGTCCTGGCCGTGGCCTTTTCCTGGTTCATCCTCGGCCTCTGGTACGGCTACGGCTACTGTCCCTGCACCGATTGGCATTGGATGGTCCGGTCCGAACTCGGCATCCATGACATGCCGTCGTCCTACACCAAATTTCTCATCGACGCGTTCACGGGCTGGGATGCCGATCCCCGCGCGGTGGACATCCTGACGCTCGTTCTTCTTATCGCCGCATTCATCGCTTCACTGGCGACAAACCTTGCGGATCGGCAAAGGAAACGCCGTAAGTTTTAG
- a CDS encoding sulfite exporter TauE/SafE family protein yields MTGIELPWTIFPFFFLIAALYASAGQGGASGYLALFALFGIASPAVPPVALALNIIVASLSFLAFRKGGHFSARMFIPFAVTSIPAAFLGGLIPLASSVFTWLLGFSLLAAAAMTLRGRAEARESEPVPQKTLWSYGAPAGFLLGFLSGMVGIGGGVFLAPLILLAGWGDAKKAAALSSAFIAVNSVSGLTGHILRGNFDLRTVLVLSAAVIAGGTAGAYAGAGILPERTLRIILAAILAAGALKMLIG; encoded by the coding sequence ATGACGGGGATTGAACTGCCCTGGACGATCTTCCCGTTTTTTTTCCTCATTGCGGCCCTGTACGCCAGCGCCGGTCAGGGCGGAGCTTCGGGTTACCTGGCTCTTTTCGCGCTCTTCGGCATCGCCTCGCCGGCCGTTCCTCCCGTGGCTCTGGCCCTGAACATCATCGTGGCCTCGTTGAGTTTCCTGGCTTTCAGAAAAGGCGGTCACTTTTCCGCCCGGATGTTCATCCCCTTCGCCGTCACCTCCATTCCTGCGGCATTTCTTGGCGGCCTGATCCCTCTCGCTTCCTCTGTTTTCACATGGCTCCTGGGATTCTCGCTCCTTGCCGCAGCCGCCATGACTTTGCGCGGCCGGGCCGAGGCGCGCGAATCTGAACCCGTCCCACAAAAAACGCTCTGGTCTTATGGAGCCCCGGCGGGATTCCTTCTGGGATTCCTATCGGGAATGGTCGGCATCGGCGGGGGTGTCTTTCTGGCTCCTCTCATTCTGCTTGCGGGCTGGGGCGACGCGAAGAAAGCGGCTGCGCTCTCCAGTGCCTTCATCGCCGTCAATTCCGTGAGCGGGCTCACCGGACACATTCTTCGCGGAAATTTCGATCTTCGGACCGTTCTCGTTCTCAGTGCGGCCGTCATCGCCGGAGGAACGGCGGGCGCTTATGCCGGAGCCGGAATCCTTCCCGAACGAACCCTGAGAATCATCCTGGCCGCGATCCTGGCGGCCGGGGCGCTGAAGATGCTCATCGGCTGA